A stretch of the Lolium perenne isolate Kyuss_39 chromosome 3, Kyuss_2.0, whole genome shotgun sequence genome encodes the following:
- the LOC127338572 gene encoding aspartyl protease family protein 2-like, whose translation MPLYTLPTPFLNLHRAMAPPKHVLALLLLLFSATNACHQRAKTLHIPVVHRDAVFPPPPYAKRGSLLTRRFAAADTALMTSGLHSPVMSGLPFESGEYFASIGVGTPSTTALLVIDTGSDLVWLQCKPCRHCYAQMSPLYDPRRSSTYSQIPCTSPQCPLLQGCDNSTGGCGYTMVYGDGSSSNGNLATDRLVFSNDTSVYNITIGCGHDNEGLFDSSAGLLGVARGAASFASQVVPSYGSYFAYCLGDRTSNVRSNSSYLVFGRTPELPSTAFTPLLSNPRRRNLYYVNLAGFSVGGERVTGFSNSSLSLDPASGRGGIVVDSGTSISRFPRDAYGALRDAFDARAAAGGMRRLSGHISVFDACYDMRGVAMAKVPQIVLHFAGGADMALPPENYFIPEDTGNGKYYCLALEATDDGLSVLGNVQQQGFRVVFDVEKERVGFAPTGC comes from the coding sequence ATGCCTCTCTACACGCTCCCCACTCCATTCTTGAATCTCCATCGTGCCATGGCGCCGCCCAAACACGTGCTCGCactccttctcctcctcttctccgccACCAATGCCTGCCACCAGCGAGCAAAAACGCTCCACATCCCCGTCGTCCACCGCGACGCCGTCTTTCCGCCACCGCCGTACGCCAAACGAGGTAGCCTCCTAACCCGCCGCTTCGCAGCAGCCGACACTGCGCTCATGACGTCCGGCCTCCACTCTCCCGTCATGTCCGGGCTCCCCTTCGAGAGCGGCGAGTACTTCGCGTCCATCGGCGTGGGGACCCCGTCCACCACCGCACTCCTCGTCATCGACACCGGAAGCGACCTCGTCTGGCTCCAGTGCAAGCCCTGCCGCCACTGCTACGCCCAGATGAGCCCGCTCTACGACCCCAGACGCTCCAGCACCTACAGCCAGATCCCCTGCACATCGCCTCAGTGCCCGCTCCTCCAGGGCTGCGACAACAGCACGGGAGGCTGCGGGTACACCATGGTGTACGGCGACGGCTCGTCCAGCAACGGCAACCTCGCCACAGACAGGCTCGTCTTCTCCAACGACACGTCCGTCTACAACATCACCATCGGGTGCGGCCACGACAACGAGGGGCTGTTCGACTCGTCTGCCGGGCTCCTCGGTGTCGCCCGCGGCGCCGCCTCCTTCGCGTCGCAGGTGGTGCCCTCCTACGGCAGCTATTTCGCGTACTGCCTCGGTGACCGTACGTCTAACGTGCGTAGCAACTCCTCCTACCTCGTCTTCGGCCGCACGCCGGAGCTTCCGTCCACGGCGTTCACGCCGCTCCTGTCCAACCCGCGGCGCCGGAACCTGTACTATGTAAACTTGGCCGGCTTCAGCGTCGGCGGCGAGCGCGTCACGGGGTTCTCCAACTCCAGCCTTTCGCTCGACCCGGCGAGCGGCCGGGGCGGCATCGTGGTGGACTCCGGCACGTCAATATCGCGGTTCCCCAGGGACGCGTACGGGGCGCTGCGCGACGCCTTCGACGCGCGCGCGGCCGCGGGCGGGATGCGGAGGCTGTCCGGTCACATCTCGGTGTTCGACGCATGCTACGACATGCGAGGTGTTGCGATGGCCAAGGTGCCACAAATCGTGCTGCACTTCGCCGGCGGGGCGGACATGGCGCTGCCACCGGAGAACTACTTCATCCCCGAGGATACCGGGAACGGGAAGTACTACTGCTTGGCTCTAGAGGCGACGGACGACGGGCTCAGCGTGCTCGGCAACGTCCAGCAGCAAGGGTTCCGGGTCGTGTTCGACGTCGAGAAGGAACGAGTCGGGTTCGCCCCAACAGGCTGCTAA